From the Mesorhizobium sp. L-2-11 genome, the window TCGTGCATCAACAACAAATGATAATGTTGCATTATCATTCGTTTTTCTCTTTATAGGAGAAATGACCGTTTTCATCGCGCAGAAGCCCCAAAATCACGTCGAGAAGACCTCCGGAACGTCCCACAGCACGGCGGCCGGCGACGATCTTTCGACAGCGCGGCTGTCGGCCGAGCCCGCGGCCCCTATCGGCGACGAACAGTTCACCGATGACCTGCCCGATATCGTCGACCTCGTCTTGGAGATGGGCCGGGCGACCGAGGAGCAGCCGGCTGGTGACCCCTCCCCTGCCTTGCAGCCGGCATCCGAATCGGGACCGACATTCGGTCTACCGGCACATCTGGAAAACCTTGCAGATCGCGCGCGCGATTACGTCGAGGCGGCAAGTTCGGCCAACACGCGGCGTGCCTATGCCGCCGACTGGAAGCATTTTAGCGCCTGGTGCCGGCGGCAGAATCTTGAGGCCTTTCCACCTGACCCACAGACCGTTGGCCTCTACATCACCGCTTGCGCCTCGGGAAAGGTCACAGGGGACAAAAAACCGAACGCCGTTTCAACCATCGAGCGGCGGCTTTCGGCGCTGACCTGGAACTTTTCTCAGCGCGGTCAGCCGCTCGACAGAAAGGACCGCCACATCGCAACGGTCATGGCCGGCATTCGCAACAGCCACGCAAAACCGCCGGTGCAGAAGGAGGCCGTCCTCCCCGAAGATATGATCGCCATGCTGGAGACGCTCGACCGCGGCACGCTGCGGGGCCTGCGCGACCGGGCGATGCTGCTGCTCGGTTTCGCCGGCGGGCTCAGACGCTCGGAAATCGTCGGCCTCGATGTTTCGCGCGACCAGACCGAAGATTCTTCAGGCTGGATCGAGATTTTTGACAAGGGCATGCTGGTCACCCTGCGCGGAAAAACCGGCTGGCGCGAGGTCGAAATCGGCCGCGGCTCGTCGGATGCTACCTGCCCGGTGGTCACGCTGCAGACTTGGCTCAAGCTTGCGCGCATCGGCCATGGCCCCCTGTTTCGTCGCGTTACCGGGAAAGGCAAGGCCGTCGGTTCGGAGCGGCTGAACGACCAGGAGGTGGCGCGGCTGGTCAAGCGCGCAGCACTTGCCGCCGGCGTCCGTGGCGATCTATCGGAAGGCGAACGGGAACAAAAATTCGCGGGCCACTCGCTGCGCGCCGGTCTCGCCTCCTCGGCCGAGGTCGATGAACGCTACGTGCAAAAACAGCTCGGTCACGCCTCCGCCGAGATGACCCGCAGATATCAGCGGCGCCGCGATCGGTTTCGGGTCAATCTCACCAAGGCGAGCGGGCTGTAAGGAAAGAAGCCCCCCTCCCCTGCCCCGCTTCAATCAGATGCAGTGGTGATATGGCTTTCTTCGGTGGATTTGTCGGTCGACAGAGCCCGTAGAACCGCTTCAGGCTCTTTTTCCATGATCCGGAGCAAGGTTCGAGCCGCGCCACTGGGCTGTCGCTTCCCTTGCTCCCATTTTTTATAGCCGGAAGGACTTGTGCCAAGCACAGTCGCCATTTCGTCCTGGGTGAGATCAAGCTTCTTGCGGATGGCTTTGGCGTCGACCGCGCCAACATCGACGCTGTGCACCTTGATACCGGGAACGTCCTTACCCTGCGCGTGCGCCAGAGCTTCCGACATGGACTGGATCAGATCAGCGCCGAATTTTGCCATCTCGCTCATGTCCTGCTCCTGTTCGCTGCCTTGATCGCCTTGGCGAAGGCTGCAACCGCTTTTGCCTCGTCCGGCTTGAGATCGACCTTTTCATTCTTGCCGTATGCCAACAGCGCGTAGATCGGCGCGTCATCGCTGTACCAGTAGTAGACGACCCGCGCGCCGCCGCGCTTGCCTTTCCCCTTGGCAGCGAAGCGCATCTTTCGCACGCCGCCGGTTCCGGGGATCTCATCGCCGATCTGCGGGTTGGTAGCCAAAAAGTCGATCAGTTCCTTTCGTTCATCCTCGCTGAACAAATCAGCCGCCTGCTTGATGAACAATGGTGTCTCGGCGACGGTCTGCATGCGGTTCCTATAACCCAATGGGTTATATAGACGACAAGTAGCTGAAAGTCAATGGCTGGCCGGGGACATGGCTGGCCGGGGACCCAAATGATCCGCTCATCCGATCGTTTGTTGATATCTTCGGTGTTTGTACAACACCCCTTCCCAATGCTGAGAGACGCCGCAAATGGCCCGTGAAGCGCAAGATCGACACTCCGGTCGACCACAGGGCCGGCAAATCGGCTACGCGCGCGTGTCGACGGACGAACAAGCGACGGAAGCGCAGGAAATTGAGCTACGATCGGCCGGCTGCGACGTCGTCGTTCAGGAACATGGATCCGGTGCGTCGAGAGCCCGCCCTGCCCTATTGCGGTTGATCAGCGATATCGGCGCCGGCGATGTCCTGGTCGTCGTGCGTCTCGATCGCCTTGCCCGCTCGGTCAGCCATCTTCTTCAGGTCATCGAGGATCTGACCGACCAAGGCGCGCACTTCCGATCTCTGCGAGATCCGATCGACACGTCGACGCCACAGGGCATGTTTTCGCTGCAGGTACTCGGCGCCGTTGCCCAGCTCGAGCGTGCGCTGATCTCGGAACGGACCAAGGCGGGCATCATCGCTGCACGATCGAAGGGGCGGCTGCCGGGCAATCCTGGTATCCGGGAACGCAGGCCCGAAGCCTTGGCGAAGATGACCGCGGTGCAAAAGGCAGCCTATGGCCGACGGCTACAATCAACGATGAACCAGTGGCTTCCGACGGTCCGTCGGATGCGACCAGACCACAACTGGGATGATATCGCTCGGGTCCTGAAGCAGCGCGGCCTCGACTGGACGCCTGAACGACTACGGCGGGCAGTGAAGTGGCTCGTCACCGAGCACCTGGCCGAACCCACGCTGCTGAAGCGGGCGTCTCCGCAGCCTCCCGAAGATCGCCTGATGACCCTTGTGGCAGGGATTTCGCAATCCAACCCAGACCTGTCGCTACGCGACATCGCCGGCCAGCTCGAGCGCCTGCATGAGCGTACCCCACGAGGGAGCGCAAAATGGTCCGCGTCCTCAGTCAAGAACCTGCTCGATCGAGCCCGGCGGCTTGGTCTCGTCCCCGAACCGCCCGCGAGCTGACCGAGATACAGGGACGTCGTCCCCGCCGCAGAACAGTCCTCAGTTTACGGTCCGTGGCTGACGCTCAACAACCCCGAGCCGCTTGTACGCCGCCCAGGCATCAGCTGGAATCGCGCTGTCAGCCCGCGCCAGCCAAGCCGCACGATCGGAGTCGGCAAGTGAGTTCCACCACACCATTCCGGCGGCTTCATCGGGCGTCGGTTCCCGGTCGTGTTCATTTTTCATGCCGTCGATGCTCTCATAAGACGCTCTTCCCGACAAGCGCTTCAGCGACCGCCAAAGCCCCAAGGGCGGATCAAAACCGGCGCGCGCCTCATCATGATCTGCGCCCCGGCTTGTCGAGGCTGCGGCGCAACGCATCGCTGATTTCCAGCCGGGATTCGGTGCGCACAATCTTGCCCGCCGTCTGCAGATCGACAGCAGCGGCGTCAGCTCCGGAACCGGTTCCAGTCGTCTTCGACGCGTCAAGCTTTGCCCGCAACAAGGCCATCACCATCGGCCAGACCGAGAACTTTCCGGCCTTTGCCCGGTCCGTCAGGCTGCGCAAATAGCCGCCGGCGCTGTTGATCTGGTCCTGTCGCTGGTAGATCGCGGCAATGGTAATCGCCGCCTGCTGCTCACCCATTGCCGTTCGCGCTTCCTCCCAGGCGCTCGGGCTGATGCCCATCGCCGGCCGGGCAACCTCGGCCGCGGCCAGAAATTCACGCCAGTTGCGGATTCCGCCGCCGCCATTCACCAGCCAAAGCATGTTCGGGCAGGCATCCAGCACAATTCCTAACGGCAGCTCGCGCTTCGGCAGGCTCCGTACGTTGTCGGTGTCCGCAACGTTGCCGCCCGCTTCATCTTTATTTCCTAAGCCGCTTTCAGATTCAAATTTAGAGTCTGGTTTTGAACTCTGTATGTGGCGTCCGTTTCGGGACTCATTGGCGTCCATTTTTTGTGTTTTTACAAATGATTCCAATGCTTCACGCACTTCAGCCCAAAGGCCTTCAAGCTCCTCGGCAATCGCCTCGAAGGTCTGTCTGGGTGCGGTGCGTGGTATCTGGCCGACAATCGCCTGGTAGGCCTGCTGGACCCTGCCCCAGTTCGCCGGCACGCCCTCCTCAATTCCAGCGTCGATCATCTTGACGATGT encodes:
- the repC gene encoding plasmid replication protein RepC encodes the protein MQTHISTTPFGRRPMTLGHIATQMTAKAVSPDAVVHKWQVFQDIKDARIALGATDRALAILDALLSFHPDTALYGDSELIVWPSNEQLTRRANGMPPTTLRRHLAVLVECGLIIRRDSPNGKRFARKGQKGEIEQAYGFDISPIVARAEEFKELAEAVRSEKKAFRLVKERLTICRRDIVKMIDAGIEEGVPANWGRVQQAYQAIVGQIPRTAPRQTFEAIAEELEGLWAEVREALESFVKTQKMDANESRNGRHIQSSKPDSKFESESGLGNKDEAGGNVADTDNVRSLPKRELPLGIVLDACPNMLWLVNGGGGIRNWREFLAAAEVARPAMGISPSAWEEARTAMGEQQAAITIAAIYQRQDQINSAGGYLRSLTDRAKAGKFSVWPMVMALLRAKLDASKTTGTGSGADAAAVDLQTAGKIVRTESRLEISDALRRSLDKPGRRS
- a CDS encoding type II toxin-antitoxin system RelE/ParE family toxin, with the translated sequence MQTVAETPLFIKQAADLFSEDERKELIDFLATNPQIGDEIPGTGGVRKMRFAAKGKGKRGGARVVYYWYSDDAPIYALLAYGKNEKVDLKPDEAKAVAAFAKAIKAANRSRT
- a CDS encoding recombinase family protein, translated to MAREAQDRHSGRPQGRQIGYARVSTDEQATEAQEIELRSAGCDVVVQEHGSGASRARPALLRLISDIGAGDVLVVVRLDRLARSVSHLLQVIEDLTDQGAHFRSLRDPIDTSTPQGMFSLQVLGAVAQLERALISERTKAGIIAARSKGRLPGNPGIRERRPEALAKMTAVQKAAYGRRLQSTMNQWLPTVRRMRPDHNWDDIARVLKQRGLDWTPERLRRAVKWLVTEHLAEPTLLKRASPQPPEDRLMTLVAGISQSNPDLSLRDIAGQLERLHERTPRGSAKWSASSVKNLLDRARRLGLVPEPPAS
- a CDS encoding helix-turn-helix domain-containing protein; this translates as MSEMAKFGADLIQSMSEALAHAQGKDVPGIKVHSVDVGAVDAKAIRKKLDLTQDEMATVLGTSPSGYKKWEQGKRQPSGAARTLLRIMEKEPEAVLRALSTDKSTEESHITTASD
- a CDS encoding site-specific integrase, with product MTVFIAQKPQNHVEKTSGTSHSTAAGDDLSTARLSAEPAAPIGDEQFTDDLPDIVDLVLEMGRATEEQPAGDPSPALQPASESGPTFGLPAHLENLADRARDYVEAASSANTRRAYAADWKHFSAWCRRQNLEAFPPDPQTVGLYITACASGKVTGDKKPNAVSTIERRLSALTWNFSQRGQPLDRKDRHIATVMAGIRNSHAKPPVQKEAVLPEDMIAMLETLDRGTLRGLRDRAMLLLGFAGGLRRSEIVGLDVSRDQTEDSSGWIEIFDKGMLVTLRGKTGWREVEIGRGSSDATCPVVTLQTWLKLARIGHGPLFRRVTGKGKAVGSERLNDQEVARLVKRAALAAGVRGDLSEGEREQKFAGHSLRAGLASSAEVDERYVQKQLGHASAEMTRRYQRRRDRFRVNLTKASGL